In Microcebus murinus isolate Inina chromosome 20, M.murinus_Inina_mat1.0, whole genome shotgun sequence, the following are encoded in one genomic region:
- the MAF gene encoding transcription factor Maf, whose product MASELAMSNSDLPTSPLAMEYVNDFDLMKFEVKKEPVETDRIISQCGRLIAGGSLSSTPMSTPCSSVPPSPSFSAPSPGSGSEQKAHLEDYYWMTGYPQQLNPEALGFSPEDAVEALISNSHQLQGGFDGYARGAQQLAAAAGAGAGAGASLSGSGEEMGPAAAVVSAVIAAAAAQSGAGPHYHHHHHHAASHHHHPTAGAPGAAGSASASAGGAGGAGGGGPASAGGGGGGGGGGGGGGAAGAGGALHPHHAAGGLHFDDRFSDEQLVTMSVRELNRQLRGVSKEEVIRLKQKRRTLKNRGYAQSCRFKRVQQRHVLESEKNQLLQQVDHLKQEISRLVRERDAYKEKYEKLVSSGFRENGSSSDNPSSPEFFIAEPTRKLEPSVGYATFWKPQHRAFTSVFTK is encoded by the exons ATGGCATCAGAACTGGCAATGAGCAACTCCGACCTGCCCACCAGTCCCCTGGCCATGGAATATGTTAATGACTTCGATCTGATGAAGTTTGAAGTGAAAAAGGAACCGGTGGAGACCGACCGCATCATCAGCCAGTGCGGCCGTCTCATCGCCGGGGGCTCGCTGTCCTCCACCCCCATGAGCACGCCGTGCAGCTCGGtgcccccttcccccagcttCTCGGCGCCCAGCCCGGGCTCGGGCAGCGAGCAGAAGGCGCACCTGGAAGACTACTACTGGATGACCGGCTACCCGCAGCAGCTGAACCCCGAGGCGCTGGGCTTCAGCCCCGAGGACGCGGTCGAGGCGCTCATCAGCAACAGCCACCAGCTCCAGGGCGGCTTCGATGGCTACGCGCGCGGGGCGCAGCAGCTGGCTGCggcggccggggccggggccggcgcCGGCGCCTCCCTGAGCGGCAGCGGCGAGGAGATGGGCCCCGCCGCCGCCGTGGTGTCCGCCGTGATCGCCGCGGCCGCCGCGCAGAGCGGCGCGGGCCcgcactaccaccaccaccaccaccacgcagccagccaccaccaccacccgaCGGCCGGCGCGCCCGGCGCCGCGGGCAGCGCGTCCGCCTCGgccgggggcgcgggcggcgcaggcggcggcggcccggccagcgccgggggcggcggcggcggcggcggcggcggcggcggcgggggcgcggcgggggcggggggcgcccTGCACCCGCACCACGCCGCGGGCGGCCTGCACTTCGACGACCGCTTCTCCGACGAGCAGCTGGTGACCATGTCGGTGCGCGAGCTGAACCGCCAGCTGCGCGGGGTCAGCAAGGAGGAGGTGATCCGGCTGAAGCAGAAGAGGCGGACCCTGAAAAACCGCGGCTATGCCCAGTCCTGCCGCTTCAAGAGGGTGCAGCAGAGGCACGTCCTGGAGTCCGAGAAGAACCAGCTGCTGCAGCAAGTCGACCACCTCAAGCAGGAGATCTCCAGGCTGGTGCGCGAGAGGGACGCGTACAAGGAGAAGTACGAGAAGTTGGTGAGCAGCGGCTTCCGAGAAAACGGCTCGAGCAGCGACAACCCGTCCTCTCCCGAGTTTTTCAT AGCTGAGCCCACTCGCAAGTTGGAGCCATCAGTGGGATACGCCACATTTTGGAAGCCCCAGCATCGTGCATTTACCAGTGTGTtcacaaaatga